GCGTGATTTTCATGCCGATTTCCGAGGCCTTGCGCGAATATCCTGATCTGGTGCGTCAGTATCTCGGCACGGTCGTGCCGGTCAGCGACAACTATTTCGCGGCCCTGAACAGCGCGGTCTTTTCCGACGGCAGCTTCGTGTACATTCCGCCGGGCGTGCGCTGCCCGATGGAGCTGTCGACCTATTTCCGCATCAACGCCAGCCAGACCGGCCAGTTCGAGCGCACCCTGATCATCGCCGACAAGGGCTCTTACGTCTCCTATCTGGAAGGCTGCACCGCGCCGATGCGCGATGAAAACCAACTGCACGCAGCGGTCGTGGAGATCGTCGCCCTGGACGACGCCGAGGTGAAATACTCGACGGTCCAGAACTGGTACCCCGGCGACGCTGAGGGCAAGGGCGGCATCTACAACTTCGTCACCAAGCGCGCCGACTGTCGCGGCGACCGCTCCAAGGTCAGCTGGACGCAGGTTGAAACCGGCTCGGCCGTCACCTGGAAATACCCATCTTGCATCTTGAAGGGCGAGGAAAGCTCGGGCGAGTTCTATTCCATCGCCATCACCAACGGCCATCAGCAGGCCGACACCGGCACCAAGATGATCCACCTGGGCAAGAACAGCCGCAGCCGCATCATCGCCAAGACGGTTTCGGCCGGTAAGTCGGATTCGACCTATCGGGGCCTGGTGTCGATCCACCCCAAGGCGACCGGCGTGCGCAACTTCACCCAGTGCGACAGCCTGCTGATCGGCAAGGAGTGCGGCGCCCACACCATTCCCTACATCGAGGTCCGCAACGGCTCGGCCCAGCTGGAGCACGAGGCGACCACCACCCGCCTGTCCGAAGCCCAGCTCTTCTACGCCCAGCAGCGCGGTCTGTCGGAAGAGGAGGCCGTGGCCTTGCTGGTCAACGGTTTCGTCCGCGATGTCCTGCAGGAATTGCCGATGGAGTTCGCCGTAGAAGCCCAGAAGCTGGTGGCGATCAGCCTCGAAGGCTCGGTCGGCTGAGTGAGTTGAAGAAGAAAAACAATGCTTAAGATCAATAATCTCCACGTCTCTGTCGCCGACAAGCCGATCCTCAAGGGTCTGACGCTCGATGTGCCTGCGGGCGAAGTTCATGCGATTATGGGCCCGAACGGGGCGGGCAAGTCGACGCTGGGCTACAGCCTCTCCGGCCGCCCCGGCTATGAGGTGACGGACGGTTCGGCCTCGTGGAACGGCGTGAACCTGCTGGACCTTGATCCGGCTGAGCGCGCGGCGGCGGGCCTGTTCCTGTCGTTCCAGTATCCGATCGAGATTCCGGGCGTTCCGGCCATGACCTTCATCCGCACGGCTCTGAACGCCCAGAAGCGCGCGCGCGGCGAGGAAGAAGTTTCAGCTCCCGCCTTCCTGAAGCTGGTCAAGGCGGCGTCGCAGTCGTTGAAGATGGACTTCGACATGCTCAAACGTCCTTTGAATGTCGGCTTCTCCGGCGGTGAGAAGAAGCGGATGGAGATCCTGCAGATGGCCCTGCTGGAGCCGTCGATGCTGATCCTGGACGAGACGGACTCGGGCCTCGACATCGACGCCCTGCGCATCGTCGCCGACGGCGTGAACGCCATGCGCAGTCCGGAACGGTCGATGCTGGTGATCACCCACTACCAGCGCCTGCTGGACTACATCAAACCGGACCGCGTGCACGTCCTGGCCGGCGGCCGCATCGTCGCCTCGGGGGGGCCGGAGCTGGCGCATCAGCTGGAGGCGGAAGGCTACGACAAGTTCCTGCCGGAGGCCGCATGAAAGCGCTCGCCCGGCTGGACCTGACCGACGCTGCGACCTTCCCTTCGCGGCGGGTCGAGGAGTGGAAATACAGTGACCTGAAGCGCTTTCTTCGCGAAGCGCCTAAACCGTCCGGCACGGCCGTCGTCGATGCGCCGGGGCCGTTCTACGACCTGGGCGGCGACGCCATCGTCTTCGCCAACGGCCGCCCGGTCGGGGTGAGGGACTACATCGCCTCGGGCGACCAGACCGTGCGCCTGCGCTTCATCTCGGACGCGACGGGCACAGGCCATACGGCGGCGGCGCGCATTGTCGCCCGACCCGGCGCGCGACTGCTGCTGCTGGAGACGCACGAGGGCAAGGGCTCGGCCTATGTCGCCCACAACAAGGTCGAGATCGACGTCGCCGCGGACGCCGAGGTCACTCGGATCGTCCTCAGCGACGAACCGGACGACGCCATTTCGGTGGCCGAGGCTGAGGTCAAGCTGGAAGCAGGCGGCCGCTATCGCCAGACCATCGTCGCCACCGGCGCCAAGCTGCAACGTCACGAGACCCGCCTGCGTCACGGCGCGGAAGGCGCCGATGCGCGCGTCGACGGAATCTATCTGCTCGGCGGCTCGCGCCACGCCGACCTGACCTCCGTCATCGACCACGTCGCGGCCAACGGCACGACCAGCCAGCTGATCAAGGGCGTCGTCCGTGACGAGGCGCGCGGCGTCTTCCAGGGCAAGATTCTGGTCCAGAAGGGCGCCGACGACACCGACGCCCGCATGGGCCACCACGGTCTGATCACGTCCGAGCGCGGCGAGATCGACGTCAAGCCCGAGCTGATCATCTATGCCGACGAGGTGCAGTGCGCCCACGGGGCGACCGTCGGGACGCTGGACGAAAGCGCCCTGTTCTACATGCAGCAGCGCGGCATCTCGGCTGATGAGGCGCGCGCCCTGTTGACCCATGCCTTCCTGATCGAGGTCGTCGACCGCATCGAGCATGAAGGCGCCAGAGAGGTGGTGCGGGAATGGCTGACGGCTCGCCTGTGATCAATGCGCCTGTGAACAAGGTTGGCGAGACGGGGTTCGACCCCTATGCCGCCCGCGCGCAGTTCCCGATCCTGTCGCGTCAGGTGAACGGCAAGCCCCTGGTCTATCTGGACAGCGCCGCCTCAGCTCAGAAGCCGCGCGCGGTGATCGACGCCCTGGTCGCGTCGATGGAAGGCTCCTACGCCAACGTTCACCGGGGTCTTCACACCCTGTCGAACGAGGCGACCGAGGCCTATGAGCAGGCGCGCGAGATCGTCGCCCGCTTCCTGAACGCCCCGTCGCCCGAGACCATCGTCTGGACCAAGGGCGGCACCGAGGCGATCAATCTGGTCGCCAACGGCGTCGGTCTGTCGATCCAGCCGGGCGACGAGATCATCGTCACCGAAATGGAGCACCACTCCAACATCGTGCCCTGGCACATCCTGCGCGAGCGGCGCGGGGCGGTGCTGAAATGGGCGCCGATCAAGGACGACGGTTCGCTGGACATGGAGGCCTTCGCCGCCCTACTGGGGCCGAAGACTAGGCTGGTCGCCGTCACCCATATGTCCAACGTGCTGGGCACCATCAATCCGGTCGCCGAGATCACCCGCCTGGCCCACGCGGCCGGCGCGCGAGTGCTGATCGACGGCTGTCAGGGCGCGGTCCATGCGACGCCGGACGTTCAGGCTATCGGCTGCGACTACTATGTCTTGACCGGCCACAAGCTGTTCGGCCCGACCGGCATCGGCGTCCTGTACGGCACGGCCGAGGCGCTGGAGGCCCTGCCGCCGTATCAGGGCGGCGGCGAGATGATCGAGACGGTCGAGAAGGATCGCGTCACCTACGCCAAACCGCCGCATCGCTTTGAAGCCGGGACGCCGCCGATCCTTGAGGCCATTGGTCTGGGCGCGGCGATCGAATGGCTGTCGCAGTATGATCCGGCCGCTGTTCAGGCGCACGAACAGGCTCTATATCGCCACGCCGTCGAGCGTCTGGCCGAGCGTGACTGGGTGCGGATTCTGGGCCAGGCGGAAGGGAAGGGCGCTTTGCTGACCTTCGCCGTCGAGGGCGCCCATGCTCATGACGTGGCGCAGATCATGGATCGTTACGGCGTCGCCGTGCGCGCCGGGCTGCACTGCGCCGAGCCGCTAGCGAAAAGACTAGGCGTGAGCGCAAGCACGCGCGCCTCCTTCGCCCTATATAACACCATGGAGGATACAGACGCCTTCGTGGACGCGCTGATCAAGGCGCGCAACTTCTTCGTGTGACGAGTATGGACGACGCCAAGACCGACAACGCGATCAGCGACAGCGACGCCTTCGCCGCCAGCTGGGACGAGCCGCAGAAGAGCGCCCTGTCTCAGGCCGAGCTGGACAAGCTGACGGACGACCTGATCGAGGCGCTGAAGACGGTGTATGATCCGGAAATCCCGGTCGACATCTATGAGCTGGGCCTGATCTACAAGGTCGACGTCTCCGACGACCGCGACGTCCTGGTCGAGATGACGCTGACGGCGCCGGGCTGCCCGGTCGCCGGGGAAATGCCCGGCTGGGTCGAGGATGCAGTGAAAAAGGTCGATGGCGTGCGCAGCGCCAAGGCCAATCTGGTGTTCGACCCGCCGTGGGACGCCTCCAAGATGAGCGACGAGGCCAAGCTGGCCCTGAACATGTTCTGAGGAGGCCCTGATGACCGAGCTTCAGACCACGACCCGACCCCGACGCCCCCGGCCCAAGGCGGTGACCCTGACGGACGCTGCCGCCGCGCGCGTGCGCGAGATCATGGACAACGCTGAGAAAGACTATGTCGGCCTTCGCGTCGGCGTGAAGAACAGCGGCTGCGCGGGGCAGGAATACACCTTCGCCTATGCCGAAGAGATCCAGCCGCTGGACGAGGTGGTCGAGGATAAGGGCGTGACCATCCTGATCGAGCCCAAGGCGGTCTTGTTCCTGATCGGCACCGAGATCGATTATGAGGTGACGAAGCTCGCCTCGAAATTCATCTTCCGCAATCCGAACGAGACGGACGCGTGCGGTTGCGGCGAGAGCGTCACCATCATCCCCGCCGCTGCTCTGGACGCCGACTGACATGATCCGACTGGAGGGGGTGACCCGGCGCTATCGCAGCGCGGCGGGCGACCTCACGGCGCTGGACGCCGTCGACCTGCATGTTGCGCGCGGCGAGGTGTTCGGCGTGGTGGGCCGTTCGGGGGCGGGCAAGTCCACCCTGATCCGCGCCATCAACCGGCTGGAGACGCCCGACGCGGGCAAGGTCTTCGTCGACGGGCAGGAGATCACCGCCCTGAACCCCGCCGAACTGCGCGCCGCGCGGCGCCGCATCGGCATGATCTTCCAGCATTTCAACCTGCTGAACGCCAAGACCATCGAGGACAATGTCGCCTTCCCCCTGAGGCTGGAAGGACGGCCCGAGGCCGAGGTGAAGGCGCGCACGGCCGAACTGCTGGCGCAACTCGGCCTCGCCGATCACGCCAAGAAGCACCCGGCCCAGCTGTCTGGCGGCCAGAAGCAGCGCGTCGGCATCGCCCGCGCCCTGGCCTGCGGGCCCAGCGTCCTGTTGTGCGACGAGGCGACCAGCGCCTTGGACCCCGAAACGACCGAAGACATTTTGACCCTGCTGGACGGGCTGAACCGCGATCTGGGCCTGACCATCGTCCTGATCACCCACCAGATGGAGGTGGTGCGCCGCGTCTGCGACCAGGTGGCGGTGCTGAAGGACGGCAAGATCTTGGAGCAGGGCGCGACGGCTGACGTCTTCCTGCACCCGCAACACGCCGTGACGCGCGCGATGTTGGCCGAGGGCGAGGAGGCGATCGACGCCTCGGTCGCTCCGGCGGGGGCGCGCATGGCACGCCTGACCTTCCGCGGCCCCTCGACCTATGAGCCGGAACTGAGCCGCGTCGCGCGCACGGCGGGGGTCGACTATTCGATCCTGTCGGGCCGCATCAGCCGTATTCGCGGCGAGCCCTACGGCCAGATGACGGTTGCCTTCACCAGCGGCGACGCCGAGGCGGCCCTGGCGCAATTGGCCGCGCGCGGCGTCGTGGTGGAGGCGGTCTGATGTTCGCCAATGTGGACTGGGCCGATATCGGCAAGGCGACGGTCGACACCCTGCTGATGCTGGGCGGGTCGCTGGTGCTGACCGTGATCCTGGGCGTGCCGCTGGGCGTGCTGCTATACTTGTCGGGCAAGGGGCGGCTGGCCGCCAATCCGGTGCTGAACGCCGTCCTGTCCTTCGTGGTCAATGTGCTGCGTTCGGTGCCCTTCATCATCCTGCTGATCGTCATGCTGCCGCTGACGGTGCTGCTGGTCGGCACGTCGCTGGGCGTGGCCGGGGCCATTCCGCCTTTGGTCGTCGGGGCCGCGCCCTTCTATGCGCGTCTGGTCGAGACGGCGCTGCGCGAGGTGGACAAGGGCGTCGTCGAGGCGACCCAGGCCATGGGCGGCTCGACCTTCCAGATCGTCACGCGCGCCCTGCTGCCGGAGGCCATGCCGGGCATCATCGCCGGCGCGACCGTCACCGCCATCGCCCTTGTCAGCTACACCGCCATGGCGGGCGTAGTGGGGGCGGGCGGTCTGGGCGACCTGGCCATTCGCTTCGGGTATCAGCGCTTCCAGACCGATGTCATGGTGGTGACCGTAGTTCTGCTGCTGATCCTCGTACAAATTCTGCAGATGATCGGCGACCGTCTTGTCGCTAAGGTCTCGCACCGCTGATTTTTATCGAAGGCCCGCTTTATGATCCGCCGTTCGCTGCTGCTGTCCGCCGTCGCTGTTCTGACGCTCGCCGCCTGCGGTCAGGGGGCGGACAAGAAGGCGGGGGCTGAGGGCGCGCCCCTGCTGGTCGGCGCCACCGCCGTGCCGCACGCAGAAATCCTGGAGCAAGTGAAGCCCATCCTGGCCGCCGAAGGCGTGCCGATCGAGATCAAGGTCTTCAACGACTACGTTCAGCCCAACGTGCAACTCGCTGAAAAGCGGTTGGATGTGAACTACTTCCAGACCAAGCCCTATCTGGACGAGTTCAACACCGCGCGCGGCACGTCGCTGATCACCGTCGCCGGCATCCACGTCGAGCCGCTGGGCCTGTATTCGCGCAAGCATAAGGCGCTGGCCGACCTGCCGAACGGCGCCCAGGTGGTTCTGCCCAACGACGCCTCCAACACCGGGCGCGCCCTGCTGCTGCTGCAGGCGGCGGGCCTGATCACCCTGAAAGATACGCAGAACCCGCTGCAGACGGTGCGCGACATCGCCACCAACCCCAAGGCGCTGAAGTTCCAGGAAGTCGAGGCCGCCACCATCCCGCGCATCCTGCCGCAGGTCGACGGCGCGGTGATCAACACCAACTACGCCCTCGACGCCGGGCTCAAGCCCAAGACCGACGCCCTTCAGCTTGAAGGCGCCGACAGCCCCTATGTGAACTATCTGGTCGCCCGCCCCGACAATCAGAACGACCCGCGCGTTCAGGCTCTCGCCAAGGCCCTGCGTGGTCAGGCGATCAAGGACTTCATCGCCTCGAAATACGAAGGCGCGGTGATCCCGGCGGCCTAGGCTGCAGCGCTGACCGCCTTGGCCGCTGCGGCGGCCTGGGCGGATTCTTCCTTGGATTCGACGAGGACGGCCGGCGTGACCGGCTGCCCGGTCGCCTCGGCGATCAGTTCGGCCGTCTTGCCTTCCACAGCGGCTTCCAGCCGGTCCAGGAACTCGGCCTTCGGCAGGCCCGTCGGGATTGGTTCGAGGAATTCGAGCGTCGCCGTGCCGGGGTTTTTGTGGAACTCCTCCAGCGGCCAGAACAGGCCCAGATTGGTCGCCAGCGGCACGACCGGCATGTCGAAGTCGCGATACATGTGCCAGACGCCCGAGCGATAGCGGAACTTCTCGCCGACCCGGGCCAGGTGGCCTTCGGGATAGATCAGGATCTTGCGCCCCTCGCGATTGGCGTCGGCGGCGCGTTCCCTGAGGGCGGCGCGGGCGGCGTGGCCGCCGCAGTTGTTGACGACGATGGCGCCCAGCTTCTTGAGCACCGTTCCCAGCAGGGGGAACTTCTCCAGATGGTCGCCGGTGACGAAAGCCACGTCGTCGAACTGGTCATAGGTGGCGAAGCCGTCGCCCCAGCTCTGATGCTTCGAGGCGATGATGAAGGCGCCTTGCGGGAGGCGTTCCTTGCCGCGCGTCTCGATGCGGATGCCTGCGAACAGGCTCATGGCCTGCACCATGCGCCGGACATAGCGGCGGATGATCCAGCTCGTGGCCTTGCGGCCCGGCGCCAGTGCCGCAAAGGCGGCGGCCAGGCCGTAGGTGATGGAAAGCGCCCAATAGGCGATGTTGAACAGCAGGCTTCGCATCGGGCGACTATGCCAGCAAGCGTCTCATAGGCGAGCTTAAAGTGAAGCCTCAGGCGGCGTCGGATACGGCCTCGGCGGCGGCGGTCACCTTGTTGCGCCCGCTGCGCTTGGACGCGTAGAGCGCTTCGTCCGCCCGCGCCAGCAGCTGCCCGGCGCTTTCGCCCGCGCGACGCACGCCAAAGCCGACGGATATGGTCACGGCGCCCAGGTCGTCGTTGGTCGAGCGGCGCCGCAGGGCGCGGGAGGCTATTTCCTCGCGGATCGCGTTCAACGCGGCCTCTATTGCGCCCGCCGTTTCACCTGGGAAGATGACTGCGAATTCCTCGCCGCCATAGCGGGCGGCGATACGCGGCGCGCGCGACACGCGTCCCAAGACGCTGCCGACATAGCGCAACACCTGATCGCCCGTCTGGTGCCCCCAGGTGTCGTTGAACCGCTTGAAATGGTCGATATCGATGATCGCAAGGCCGAGCGAGCCGCCGCCGTTTTCCGCCTGATCGCATAGGCGCAACAGGTGTTCATCGAACGCCTTGCGGTTGGCCAGATTGGTCAGGGCGTCCGTCATCGCGTCGCGGCGCACCTGCTCCATATGATCGCGCAGCTTGGTGACTTCGCGATTCGAGGATTCTAAACGGCGTTCCAGCGCGGCGGTATGACGTCGAATCCGGCGCGTCGCATCCGCCAGACACGCGACCAGATCGGTAAGATCGTCCGGGGTCCCTGAATTGGCCATGCGATCGGCGGCCTCGGCCAGGGTGTTGCCATAGGTGGCCTGGCTTTCGCGGGCCTTGTCGATGGCGCCGGCCACTGCGGCGAGCTCGCGATTCAGCACGGCGCCGGCGTCGCGGATTTCTTCGGACAGGCGCCCGCGCGGCAGGAATTCGGCGGCGAGCATTTCCGCCGTCGAATCGGTGAAGGGCGCGCCCGTGGCGAGCAGCCGCGAAATCTCCTGCCCCAGGGTTCCCTCGGGATCGCCCAGATAGTGAAGCCACAGCTCAAAATTCAGCGGCGTCGGCCAGACTGAGGCCGCCTGCATGGCGTCCACGGCGCGATGCGCCAGAGCATAGGCTTCCGGACTGCGAACCGTGGTTTCCACCTGCGTGGTCATGCCTGAACTGCCCCTGCGCTGCGTCATCCGGCAAGCTATACCGGTCTTCCGTAACGCAGGGTTAAGTTCGCAGACCCGCCTTATCCGGCCAGAACGACCGGACGACGCAGGAAGGCCGGGACATCATCGCCGAAAGGATTTCCAGTGAAGGACGCGGGCTGACGGTCTTCCGCCTGTTTAGCCTTTTGGGGCGTCTTCTGGGGCGCTGGCGTCGCCTTGGCCTCGGTCTTCTTGCGGCTGCGCGCGCGTTGAGGCGCCGCTTCGGCTTCGGGCGCAGGCGTCGGCGCTGTTTCAATCAGCGTTTCGGCCTCGACGGGGGCTTCTTCGACCGATCGACGCGAGCGGCTGCCGCGTTCGCTGCGTTCGCTGCGTTCGCCCCGTCCACGGCCGCGGCTTGAGCGGCTGTCGTCGCGGGGGCGGTCCTGGATGGAGGCGAAGTCGATACCGTCCAGCGGCAGTTCAACCGGCTCCTTCTTGATCAGCTTCAGCACCTTGTCCAACGACTTGTCGTCGGACGGCGTCACGATCATGAAGGCCTCGCCCAGGCGTCCGGCGCGGCCGGTGCGGCCGATGCGGTGGACGTAGTCGTCGGCGTGGTGCGGAACGTCATAGTTGAAGACGTGGCTGACCGCCGGGATGTCGAGGCCGCGCGCGGCGACGTCGGAGGCGACCAGCAGCTTCAACGCGCCGCTGCGGAAGTCGGCCAGGGTCTTCGTGCGCAGCGATTGGTCCAGGTCGCCATGGATCGGCGCGGCGTCGAAACCGTGGACCTGCAGAGACTTGGCGACAATGTCGACTTCCGACTTGCGGTTGCAGAACACGATGCCGTTCTGGACGTCGCCGCGCTGCACCAAAGCGCGCAGCGCCGTGCGCTTGGCCTTGGGGTCCGAGGTCGGCAGGCGGGTGATGTGCTGGGTGATGGTGTCGGCGGTCGTCGCCGGGCGCGACGCCTCGATCCGGGTGGGATCCTTGAGGAACTGCTGCGTCAGGCGCGTGATCTCCGGCGGCATGGTCGCCGAGAAGAACAGGGTCTGGCGACGCGGCGGCGTCAGTTTGAAGATGCGCTCGATGTCGGGGATGAAGCCCATGTCCAGCATGCGGTCGGCCTCATCGACCACCATCAGCTCGACGCCGGTCAGCAGCATCTTGCCGCGATCGAACAGGTCCAGCAGGCGGCCCGGCGTGGCGATCAGCACGTCCACGCCCTTGTTCAGGGCGGCGACCTGGTCGCCCATGGACACGCCGCCGATCAGCAGCACCCAGTTCAGCTTGGTGCCCTTGGCGTATTTGGCGAAGCTCTCGGCCACTTGGTCGGCCAGTTCGCGGGTCGGGGCCAGCACCAGGGCGCGCGGCATCCGGGCGCGGGCGCGCCCCGAGGCGAGGCGGTCGACCATAGGCAGGGTGAAGGCCGCCGTCTTGCCGGTGCCGGTCTGGGCGATGCCGAGGACATCGCGTCCGGCCAGGGCCACCGGGATGGCCTGTTCCTGGATCGGAGTGGCGATCGTGTAGCCGGTGTCGGCGACCGCCTGCAGGGTCGTGGGCGAGAGGCCCAGTTTAGAAAACTCAGTCATATAGTCCTGAAGGGACGGAGGATAACGTTCGCAAACGCCGTTAGCTGACGGAACCGCCCCTCGTGGGCGAGCGGGCGGCGCGCATCGCCAGTCCTGTTCCGAGCCTGAGGCGGTATATGGAAAGCCCTACTCGTCAGTCAAGTATTTCTGTTTGCACGGCTCAGCTTGGCAAGGGCGTTGCGGGCTGTATGTTCCGCCGTGGAGACAGGGAGAGGCAGATCGTATGCGCACAGCCGTATTGATCGCGGTGATGCTTGCCGCGCCGCTTGGCGCCCAGGCGTCGGATCGCGGACGGGGCGTCGAAGCCATGCAGGCGACCTTTGGAAATACTGTCGTTTCCCACTATCCCAACGGCAACTGGGTCAAGCACTGGTTTGATCGTGACGGGGCCTATCGCGCCCTGTTTTCAGACGGGCGTCGTCTGACGGCGCGCTGGGCGCAAGAGGACGACAAGATCTGTCTGAATGAGATCCGTCCCCGCATGATCATTTCGCGCTTCTGCACGCCCTACATCGAAGTCTCAGTGGGCGAGACCTGGTCGGGGCGCGATCCTTTGGGGCGCCGCGTTCGCAATGAGCTGGTCGCGGGGCGGTAGATTAAATACCCGCTCGTCCCGGCGTCCGCCGGGATGAGCTGTAATGGGAACAGAAGCAGGAAATGCCCCCGTCCGTGAGAACGGGGGCTTGAGCCTATTCCGCGTCTGCGGCCTTAGCCGCCTTCTTGGCCGGGGCCTTCTTCGCGGCCGGCTTCTTGGCTGCGGGCTCCTTCTTGGCCGCAGGCTTCTTCGCAGCCGCCTTCTTGGCGGGCGCCTTCTTTTTCGGCGCGGCGCCGGCCTTGGCGGCCAGCAAGGGCAGGGCGGCCTCCATCGTCATGTCTTCGGGCGCCGTGCCCTTGGGCAGGGTGGCGTTGATCTTGCCTGACTTGACGTAGGGGCCGTAGCGGCCGGCCATGACCTGCACGGCCTCGCCCGTTTCCGGGTGGGCGCCCAGTTCCTTCAGCGGCGCGGCGGCCGAGGCGCGGCCCGCACGACCCGCACGCTTTTCAGCCAACAGGGCCACGGCGCGGTTCAGGCCGACGTCGAACACCTCTTCGATGTCGGCGACATTGGCGTAGGTGCCCGCGTGCGCCACGAACGGCCCGTAGCGGCCCAGGCTGGCGGTGATCATCTTGCCGTCTTCGGGGTGCGGGCCCACGTCGCGCGGCAGGCTGAGCAGGCGCAGCGCCTTCTCAAGATCCATCGACGCCGGGGTCCAGCCCTTGGGCAGGGACGAGCGTTTGGGCTTTTCCGCGTCCGGCGGCGTGGTTTCGACATAGGGGCCGAACCGACCGATCTTCAGATGCACCGGCTGGCCGGTCGCCGGATCGACGCCCAGTTCGCGGTCGCCGCTCTCCGCGCCGCCCTCGGCCCCGTCGGGCGAGGCCACCGGGCGGGTGTATTTGCACTCCGGATAGCGCGAGCAGCCGATGAAAGCGCCGAAACGGCTGGTCTTCAGGCTCAGCTGGCCTTCATGACAAACCGGGCATTCGCGCGGGTCCGCCCCGTCGCCCTTGTCGGGGAAGATGTGCGGGCCCAGGGCGTCGTTCAGGTGATCCAGGATAGCCGTGGTGCGCAACTCGCCCGCAGCCTGGGTCGCGGCGTGGAAGTCTTGCCAGAAGCGGCGCAGCAGGGTCTTCCAGTCCAGATCGCCCGCCGACACCTCGTCCAGCTGGGTCTCCAGCGCGGCGGTGAAGTCGTATTCGACCCATTTGGCGAAGAACTGCTCCAGGAAGGCCGTGACCAGCCGCCCCTTGTCCTCTGGGAAGAAGCGGTTCTTGTCCATGCGGACGTATTCGCGGTCGCGCAGGGTCGTCAGGATGGAGGCGTAGGTGGACGGACGGCCGATGCCCAACTCTTCCAGCTTCTTGACCAGGGTGGCTTCCGAGAAGCGCGGCGGCGGCTCGGTGAAATGCTGGTCGGTGCGGATCGCCTCGACCTTGGCCTTGGCGCCTTCCTTCAGCGCGGGCAGGCGGCCGCCTTCGTCCTCGTCTTCCTCGGCGCCTTTCTGCTTCTCGTCCCGGCCTTCCTCATAGGCGGCGATGAAGCCGTCGAAGGCCACGACTTGGCCGGTGGCGCGCAGGCCGGTCTGGCCGTCGGGCGTCTCGATCTCGACCGTGGTGCGGTCCAGACGCGCCGATTCCATCTGCGAGGCGATCATACGCTTCCAGATCAACTCGTAGAGCCGCTGCAGGTCGCTATCGAGCCGGAGGGTGTCGGGGCTGCGCAGGATGTTGGTCGGACGGATGGCTTCGTGCGCTTCCTGGGCGTTCTTGGCCTTGGTCTTGTAGTAGCGCGGCTCGGCCGGGACGTAGGCCGGGCCGAAACGCTGGCCGATGGCCTCGCGCGCTTGAGCAATGCCTTCAGGCGTCACATAGACGCCGTCGGTACGCATGTAGGTGATCAGGCCGCCGGTGTCGTCGACGCCCTCGTACAGCTTCTGCGCCGCCTGCATGGTGCGCTGGGCGGTGAAGCCCAG
Above is a window of Brevundimonas naejangsanensis DNA encoding:
- the sufB gene encoding Fe-S cluster assembly protein SufB → MAIVQETIDTVAALEKYEHGFTSDIETEYAPRGLSADIVRFISEKKGEPEWMLEWRLAAYERWLAMEEPTWAAVKYEPVDYQDLYYYAAPVKKEGPKSLDEVDPELLAVYEKLGIPLKEQEVLAGVEGAPRYAVDAVFDSVSVVTTFKEELAKHGVIFMPISEALREYPDLVRQYLGTVVPVSDNYFAALNSAVFSDGSFVYIPPGVRCPMELSTYFRINASQTGQFERTLIIADKGSYVSYLEGCTAPMRDENQLHAAVVEIVALDDAEVKYSTVQNWYPGDAEGKGGIYNFVTKRADCRGDRSKVSWTQVETGSAVTWKYPSCILKGEESSGEFYSIAITNGHQQADTGTKMIHLGKNSRSRIIAKTVSAGKSDSTYRGLVSIHPKATGVRNFTQCDSLLIGKECGAHTIPYIEVRNGSAQLEHEATTTRLSEAQLFYAQQRGLSEEEAVALLVNGFVRDVLQELPMEFAVEAQKLVAISLEGSVG
- the sufC gene encoding Fe-S cluster assembly ATPase SufC, whose product is MLKINNLHVSVADKPILKGLTLDVPAGEVHAIMGPNGAGKSTLGYSLSGRPGYEVTDGSASWNGVNLLDLDPAERAAAGLFLSFQYPIEIPGVPAMTFIRTALNAQKRARGEEEVSAPAFLKLVKAASQSLKMDFDMLKRPLNVGFSGGEKKRMEILQMALLEPSMLILDETDSGLDIDALRIVADGVNAMRSPERSMLVITHYQRLLDYIKPDRVHVLAGGRIVASGGPELAHQLEAEGYDKFLPEAA
- the sufD gene encoding Fe-S cluster assembly protein SufD, coding for MKALARLDLTDAATFPSRRVEEWKYSDLKRFLREAPKPSGTAVVDAPGPFYDLGGDAIVFANGRPVGVRDYIASGDQTVRLRFISDATGTGHTAAARIVARPGARLLLLETHEGKGSAYVAHNKVEIDVAADAEVTRIVLSDEPDDAISVAEAEVKLEAGGRYRQTIVATGAKLQRHETRLRHGAEGADARVDGIYLLGGSRHADLTSVIDHVAANGTTSQLIKGVVRDEARGVFQGKILVQKGADDTDARMGHHGLITSERGEIDVKPELIIYADEVQCAHGATVGTLDESALFYMQQRGISADEARALLTHAFLIEVVDRIEHEGAREVVREWLTARL
- a CDS encoding aminotransferase class V-fold PLP-dependent enzyme produces the protein MADGSPVINAPVNKVGETGFDPYAARAQFPILSRQVNGKPLVYLDSAASAQKPRAVIDALVASMEGSYANVHRGLHTLSNEATEAYEQAREIVARFLNAPSPETIVWTKGGTEAINLVANGVGLSIQPGDEIIVTEMEHHSNIVPWHILRERRGAVLKWAPIKDDGSLDMEAFAALLGPKTRLVAVTHMSNVLGTINPVAEITRLAHAAGARVLIDGCQGAVHATPDVQAIGCDYYVLTGHKLFGPTGIGVLYGTAEALEALPPYQGGGEMIETVEKDRVTYAKPPHRFEAGTPPILEAIGLGAAIEWLSQYDPAAVQAHEQALYRHAVERLAERDWVRILGQAEGKGALLTFAVEGAHAHDVAQIMDRYGVAVRAGLHCAEPLAKRLGVSASTRASFALYNTMEDTDAFVDALIKARNFFV
- a CDS encoding SUF system Fe-S cluster assembly protein — protein: MDDAKTDNAISDSDAFAASWDEPQKSALSQAELDKLTDDLIEALKTVYDPEIPVDIYELGLIYKVDVSDDRDVLVEMTLTAPGCPVAGEMPGWVEDAVKKVDGVRSAKANLVFDPPWDASKMSDEAKLALNMF
- a CDS encoding HesB/IscA family protein; this encodes MTELQTTTRPRRPRPKAVTLTDAAAARVREIMDNAEKDYVGLRVGVKNSGCAGQEYTFAYAEEIQPLDEVVEDKGVTILIEPKAVLFLIGTEIDYEVTKLASKFIFRNPNETDACGCGESVTIIPAAALDAD
- a CDS encoding methionine ABC transporter ATP-binding protein, with amino-acid sequence MIRLEGVTRRYRSAAGDLTALDAVDLHVARGEVFGVVGRSGAGKSTLIRAINRLETPDAGKVFVDGQEITALNPAELRAARRRIGMIFQHFNLLNAKTIEDNVAFPLRLEGRPEAEVKARTAELLAQLGLADHAKKHPAQLSGGQKQRVGIARALACGPSVLLCDEATSALDPETTEDILTLLDGLNRDLGLTIVLITHQMEVVRRVCDQVAVLKDGKILEQGATADVFLHPQHAVTRAMLAEGEEAIDASVAPAGARMARLTFRGPSTYEPELSRVARTAGVDYSILSGRISRIRGEPYGQMTVAFTSGDAEAALAQLAARGVVVEAV
- a CDS encoding methionine ABC transporter permease, which codes for MFANVDWADIGKATVDTLLMLGGSLVLTVILGVPLGVLLYLSGKGRLAANPVLNAVLSFVVNVLRSVPFIILLIVMLPLTVLLVGTSLGVAGAIPPLVVGAAPFYARLVETALREVDKGVVEATQAMGGSTFQIVTRALLPEAMPGIIAGATVTAIALVSYTAMAGVVGAGGLGDLAIRFGYQRFQTDVMVVTVVLLLILVQILQMIGDRLVAKVSHR